The following proteins are co-located in the Deltaproteobacteria bacterium genome:
- a CDS encoding cytochrome c biogenesis protein CcdA, which produces MDQVLFAFLGGLLSFVSPCVLPLVPAYISFISGVSVEKLVEKEKSAPILSGVFLSSLLFVAGFSLVFVLLGASATFFGRLIGSQMGLLRKAAGLLLIVFGLHTMGIYRIGFLNYEKRLHLKTGKSSYLQAFLMGIAFAFGWTPCIGPILAGILSMAGTQESVSFGVLLLSVYALGLGLPFLLTGLATGWFLNFFERVKRHFKVVEIASGGLLMIIGVLILTNRLGILSGWIMNLFPSLSRLG; this is translated from the coding sequence GTGGATCAGGTACTCTTCGCTTTCTTGGGCGGGTTGCTCTCCTTTGTTTCCCCCTGCGTCCTTCCTCTCGTTCCGGCCTACATCTCTTTTATCTCAGGCGTCTCCGTGGAGAAACTAGTGGAGAAGGAGAAATCCGCCCCGATTCTCTCCGGTGTCTTTTTAAGCTCGCTGCTCTTTGTGGCCGGATTTTCCCTTGTCTTTGTCCTCCTGGGGGCATCGGCGACCTTCTTCGGCCGCCTTATCGGCAGTCAGATGGGGCTTCTGCGCAAGGCGGCCGGACTTCTTCTCATTGTGTTCGGCCTTCACACGATGGGGATTTACCGGATCGGGTTTTTGAATTACGAAAAACGGCTCCATCTGAAAACCGGGAAAAGTTCCTATCTCCAGGCCTTTCTCATGGGGATCGCCTTCGCCTTCGGATGGACTCCCTGTATCGGCCCGATCCTGGCGGGGATCCTCTCGATGGCGGGGACGCAGGAGAGTGTTTCCTTCGGGGTGCTGCTTCTGTCGGTCTACGCCTTGGGGCTGGGCCTTCCTTTCCTGTTGACCGGCCTGGCCACCGGTTGGTTCCTGAACTTTTTTGAACGTGTGAAAAGACACTTCAAGGTTGTGGAGATCGCGTCGGGGGGGCTTCTGATGATCATCGGGGTCCTGATCCTGACCAACCGTCTCGGGATCCTCTCCGGCTGGATCATGAACCTTTTCCCGTCACTTTCGAGACTCGGTTAA